The following proteins are encoded in a genomic region of Bradyrhizobium sp. SK17:
- a CDS encoding FixH family protein → MKSLHLARAAAAALIGVALAHAPAHAEIKNYEFQLVQPTVKAGADRVVTVRLLDKSTGKSVPDAIIFSTRLDMAPDGMQEMATKVTPMPSTEPGTYRLKATFGMAGRWQLSLGAKVQGETGSVENKLVVTAEQ, encoded by the coding sequence ATGAAGTCTCTCCACCTCGCGCGCGCCGCTGCGGCCGCGCTGATCGGCGTTGCCCTGGCCCACGCGCCCGCTCATGCCGAGATCAAGAACTACGAATTCCAGCTCGTGCAGCCGACCGTCAAGGCCGGGGCCGATCGTGTCGTTACGGTACGGCTGCTCGACAAGAGCACCGGAAAATCCGTTCCAGATGCGATCATCTTCTCGACCCGGCTCGACATGGCGCCCGACGGCATGCAGGAGATGGCCACCAAGGTGACGCCGATGCCGTCGACCGAACCCGGCACCTACCGGCTCAAGGCGACCTTCGGCATGGCCGGCCGCTGGCAATTATCGCTCGGCGCCAAGGTGCAGGGCGAGACCGGCTCGGTTGAAAACAAGCTCGTCGTCACGGCCGAGCAATGA
- a CDS encoding efflux RND transporter periplasmic adaptor subunit, with protein MRRLVWAGAAAAIVAAAGVAWNLRGLPPRLAITAIVSAARAAESAAPIYYRDPDGKPLYSATPKQTPDGRDYLPVFPEADAHSGEPAQPKAAAAPSDRKVKYYRNPMGLADTSPVPKKDSMGMDYIPVYDGEDSDDGSITLSPGKVQRTGVKSEPAEMRRIRTLVGAPGTIQLDERRVSVIAMRAESYVQKVADVTTGSRVTKGQPLMEVYSPAISSAAAEYVATITSKATAGIEPYGRGSKQRLTNLDVPEAVIAEMEKSRTVPIAIPWSSPRDGIVLQRAAIEGMRAQPGDVLFRIADVSVVWALLDVAERDLGNIVVGQQVMVRARSYPGRAFAGKISMIYPQVNKETRTARVRIELENADLALLPDMYVDAEIDTGSAAPVLTVADNSILDTGSRQTVLLDRGNGRFEPREVKLGRRGDGYVEIRDGVAEGDAVVTSATFLIDAESNLKAAIKGFAEAGGKQAAGGSEMMDGGRP; from the coding sequence ATGAGGCGTCTCGTTTGGGCCGGTGCTGCCGCTGCGATCGTCGCAGCGGCCGGCGTCGCATGGAACCTTCGCGGTTTGCCGCCGCGCCTCGCGATCACTGCCATCGTCTCCGCTGCGCGCGCAGCAGAGAGTGCTGCGCCGATCTATTACCGCGATCCCGACGGCAAGCCGCTCTACTCGGCGACGCCGAAGCAGACGCCCGACGGGCGCGACTACTTGCCGGTTTTTCCCGAGGCTGACGCGCATTCGGGCGAGCCCGCGCAGCCGAAAGCTGCGGCCGCGCCCAGCGATCGCAAGGTCAAATATTATCGCAACCCGATGGGACTTGCCGACACCTCGCCGGTGCCGAAGAAGGATTCCATGGGGATGGACTACATCCCGGTCTATGACGGCGAGGACAGCGACGATGGTTCGATCACGCTGTCGCCCGGCAAGGTCCAGCGCACCGGCGTCAAGTCGGAGCCGGCCGAGATGCGGCGCATCCGTACCCTGGTCGGCGCGCCCGGCACGATCCAGCTCGACGAACGGCGCGTCTCGGTGATCGCGATGCGCGCCGAGAGCTATGTGCAGAAGGTGGCCGACGTCACCACCGGCAGCCGGGTGACCAAGGGGCAGCCGCTGATGGAGGTCTATAGCCCGGCGATATCGTCCGCCGCGGCCGAATATGTCGCGACCATCACGTCGAAGGCGACCGCAGGTATCGAGCCTTACGGACGAGGCTCCAAGCAGCGGTTGACCAATCTCGACGTCCCCGAGGCCGTCATTGCCGAGATGGAGAAGAGCCGCACGGTGCCGATCGCAATTCCGTGGTCGTCGCCGCGCGACGGCATCGTGTTGCAGCGCGCTGCGATCGAGGGCATGCGTGCGCAGCCAGGTGACGTGCTGTTCCGGATCGCCGACGTCTCCGTCGTGTGGGCGCTGCTCGACGTCGCCGAGCGCGACCTCGGCAACATCGTGGTCGGGCAGCAGGTCATGGTGCGGGCGCGCAGCTATCCCGGCCGTGCGTTCGCGGGGAAGATCAGCATGATCTATCCGCAGGTCAACAAGGAGACGCGCACCGCGCGGGTGCGGATCGAATTGGAGAACGCCGATCTCGCGCTGCTTCCGGACATGTATGTCGATGCCGAGATCGACACCGGCAGCGCGGCGCCGGTGCTGACGGTTGCCGATAATTCCATCCTCGACACCGGCAGCCGGCAGACCGTGCTGCTTGACCGCGGCAACGGGCGGTTCGAGCCGCGCGAGGTCAAGCTCGGCCGGCGCGGCGACGGCTATGTCGAGATCCGCGACGGTGTTGCCGAGGGCGACGCAGTGGTGACCTCGGCGACCTTCCTGATCGATGCCGAAAGCAATCTGAAGGCCGCGATCAAGGGCTTTGCCGAGGCCGGCGGCAAGCAGGCGGCGGGCGGAAGCGAGATGATGGATGGAGGCAGGCCATGA